The proteins below are encoded in one region of Pseudomonas entomophila L48:
- the gltB gene encoding glutamate synthase large subunit, giving the protein MKTGLYHPEEFKDNCGFGLIAHMTGQPSHHLLQTAMQALTCMTHRGGINADGKTGDGCGLLMQKPDQFLRAVAREHFAAELPRQYAVGMVFFNQDPVKAEAARQNMDREIVNAGLKLVGWRKVPIDTRVLGRLALERLPQIEQVFIGGEGLSDQEFAIKLFSARRRSSVANAHDADHYICSFSHKTIIYKGLMMPRDLAAFYPDLGDERLQTAICVFHQRFSTNTLPKWPLAQPFRFLAHNGEINTITGNRNWAMARRTKFANDLIPDLEELGPLVNRVGSDSSSMDNMLELMVTGGIDLFRGVRMLVPPAWQNVETMDADLRAFYEYNSMHMEPWDGPAGIVMTEGRHAVCLLDRNGLRPARWVTTTNGYITIASEIGVWGYQPEEVLAKGRVGPGQILAVDTETGQILDTDAIDNRLKSRHPYKRWLRQHATRIQATLTDDQGVASYDADQLKQYMKMFQVTFEERDQVLRPLGEQGQEAVGSMGDDTPMAVLSQRVRSPYDFFRQQFAQVTNPPIDPLREAIVMSLEICLGAERNIFQESPEHASRVILSSPVISPAKWRSLMNLEREGFDRQLIDLNYDESVGLEAAIRNIADQAEEAVRGGKTQLVLSDRYIAPGKLPVHASLAVGAVHHRLTEQGLRCDSNILVETATARDPHHFAVLLGFGASAVYPYLAYEVLADLIRTGEVLGDLDEVFKYYRKGISKGLLKILSKMGISTITSYRGAQLFEAIGLSEEVVGLSFKGVSSRIKGARFVDLEGDQKLLAAEAWSARKPIQQGGLLKFVHGGEYHAYNPDVVNTLQAAVQQGDYNKFKEYTTLVDQRPVSMIRDLLKVKVAEQPLALDQIEPLEAILKRFDSAGISLGALSPEAHEALAEAMNRLGARSNSGEGGEDPARYGTIKSSKIKQVATGRFGVTPEYLVNAEVLQIKVAQGAKPGEGGQLPGGKVNGLIAKLRYAVPGVTLISPPPHHDIYSIEDLAQLIYDLKQVNPQALVSVKLVAEAGVGTIAAGVAKAYADLITISGYDGGTGASPLTSIKYAGAPWELGLAETHQTLRGNDLRGKVRVQTDGGLKTGLDVIKAAILGAESFGFGTAPMIALGCKYLRICHLNNCATGVATQNDKLRKDHYIGTVDMVINFFTFVAEETREWLAKLGVRSLGELIGRTDLLDVLPGDTERQQYLDLSPLLGSSHIPADKPQFCEVDKNPPFDQGELAEKMVAMALPAIRDLAGGEFSLDICNCDRSIGARISGEIAKLHGNQGMAAAPITFRFKGTAGQSFGVWNAGGLNLHLEGDANDYVGKGMTGGKVTIVPPAGSPFETQHSAIVGNTCLYGATGGKLFAAGTAGERFAVRNSGAHAVVEGTGDHCCEYMTGGFVCVLGKTGYNFGSGMTGGFAYVLDMDNTFVDKLNHELVEIQRISGEAMEAYRSHLARVLGEYVDETGSEWGRELSENLDDYVRRFWLVKPKAANLKHLLSSTRANPQ; this is encoded by the coding sequence ATGAAAACAGGTCTGTACCATCCCGAAGAATTCAAGGACAACTGTGGTTTCGGCCTGATCGCCCATATGACGGGGCAGCCGAGTCACCACCTTCTGCAAACCGCCATGCAGGCGCTGACCTGCATGACCCACCGCGGCGGCATCAACGCCGACGGCAAGACCGGCGACGGTTGCGGTCTGCTCATGCAGAAGCCCGATCAATTCCTGCGTGCCGTGGCCCGGGAACACTTCGCCGCCGAGCTGCCCAGGCAGTACGCCGTCGGCATGGTGTTCTTCAACCAAGACCCGGTGAAAGCCGAAGCCGCCCGCCAGAACATGGACCGCGAGATCGTCAACGCCGGTCTCAAGCTGGTCGGCTGGCGTAAAGTGCCGATCGACACCCGTGTACTGGGGCGCCTGGCCCTGGAGCGCCTGCCGCAGATCGAGCAGGTGTTCATCGGCGGCGAAGGCCTGAGCGACCAGGAATTCGCCATCAAGCTGTTCAGTGCCCGTCGCCGCTCGTCCGTGGCCAACGCCCATGACGCCGACCACTACATCTGCAGCTTCTCGCACAAGACCATCATCTACAAAGGCCTGATGATGCCGCGCGATCTTGCGGCGTTTTATCCGGACCTGGGTGACGAGCGCCTGCAGACCGCGATCTGCGTGTTCCACCAGCGCTTCTCCACCAACACTCTACCGAAGTGGCCGCTGGCCCAGCCCTTCCGCTTCCTCGCCCACAACGGCGAGATCAACACCATCACCGGTAACCGCAACTGGGCCATGGCCCGTCGCACCAAATTCGCCAACGACCTGATCCCCGACCTCGAAGAGCTCGGCCCGCTGGTCAACCGCGTCGGTTCCGACTCCTCGAGCATGGACAACATGCTGGAGCTGATGGTCACCGGCGGCATCGACCTGTTCCGCGGCGTGCGCATGCTGGTTCCGCCGGCCTGGCAGAACGTCGAGACCATGGACGCCGACCTGCGCGCCTTCTACGAATACAACTCCATGCACATGGAGCCGTGGGATGGCCCGGCCGGCATCGTCATGACCGAAGGCCGCCACGCGGTGTGCCTGCTCGACCGCAATGGCCTGCGCCCGGCGCGCTGGGTGACCACCACCAACGGCTACATCACCATCGCCTCGGAAATCGGCGTATGGGGTTACCAGCCTGAGGAAGTCCTGGCCAAGGGCCGTGTCGGCCCGGGCCAGATCCTCGCCGTGGACACCGAGACCGGCCAGATCCTCGACACCGACGCCATCGACAACCGCCTGAAGTCGCGCCACCCGTACAAGCGCTGGCTGCGTCAGCATGCCACGCGCATCCAGGCGACGCTGACCGACGACCAGGGCGTGGCCAGCTACGACGCCGACCAGCTCAAGCAATACATGAAGATGTTCCAGGTCACCTTCGAGGAGCGTGACCAGGTGCTGCGCCCGCTGGGTGAGCAGGGCCAGGAAGCGGTCGGCTCGATGGGCGACGACACGCCGATGGCCGTGCTGTCGCAGCGCGTGCGCTCGCCGTACGACTTCTTCCGCCAGCAGTTCGCCCAGGTGACCAACCCGCCGATCGACCCGCTGCGCGAGGCGATCGTGATGTCCCTGGAAATCTGCCTGGGCGCCGAGCGCAATATCTTCCAGGAATCCCCCGAGCACGCCTCGCGGGTGATCCTCAGCTCGCCGGTCATCTCACCCGCCAAGTGGCGTTCGCTGATGAACCTGGAGCGCGAAGGCTTCGACCGCCAGCTGATCGACCTCAACTACGACGAAAGCGTCGGCCTCGAAGCAGCGATCCGCAACATCGCCGATCAGGCAGAAGAAGCCGTGCGCGGCGGCAAGACCCAGCTGGTGCTTAGCGACCGCTACATCGCCCCGGGCAAGCTGCCGGTGCATGCTTCGCTGGCTGTCGGCGCGGTGCACCATCGTCTGACCGAACAAGGCCTGCGTTGCGACAGCAACATCCTGGTCGAGACCGCCACTGCCCGTGACCCGCACCACTTCGCCGTGCTGCTGGGCTTCGGTGCCTCGGCCGTCTACCCGTACCTGGCCTATGAAGTACTGGCCGACCTGATTCGCACCGGCGAAGTACTGGGCGACCTGGATGAAGTCTTCAAGTACTACCGCAAAGGCATCTCCAAGGGCCTGCTGAAGATCCTTTCGAAGATGGGCATCTCCACCATCACCTCGTACCGTGGCGCGCAGCTGTTCGAAGCGATCGGCCTGTCCGAGGAAGTGGTTGGCCTGAGCTTCAAGGGCGTGTCCAGCCGCATCAAGGGGGCGCGCTTCGTCGACCTCGAAGGCGACCAGAAGCTGCTGGCCGCCGAAGCCTGGAGCGCGCGCAAGCCAATCCAGCAAGGTGGCCTGCTGAAGTTTGTCCACGGCGGCGAATACCACGCCTACAACCCGGATGTGGTCAACACCCTGCAGGCCGCCGTGCAACAGGGCGACTACAACAAGTTCAAGGAATACACCACGCTGGTAGACCAGCGACCGGTGTCGATGATCCGCGACCTGCTCAAGGTCAAGGTCGCCGAACAGCCGCTGGCGCTGGACCAGATCGAGCCACTGGAGGCCATCCTCAAGCGTTTCGACTCCGCCGGCATCTCGCTCGGCGCACTGTCGCCTGAAGCCCACGAAGCGCTGGCCGAGGCGATGAACCGCCTGGGCGCGCGCTCCAACTCCGGCGAGGGCGGCGAAGACCCGGCCCGCTACGGCACCATCAAGAGCTCCAAGATCAAGCAGGTAGCCACCGGCCGTTTTGGCGTGACCCCGGAATACCTGGTCAATGCCGAGGTGCTGCAGATCAAGGTTGCCCAGGGCGCCAAGCCCGGTGAGGGCGGCCAGCTGCCGGGCGGCAAGGTCAACGGCCTGATTGCCAAGCTGCGCTATGCGGTACCGGGCGTGACCCTGATCTCGCCACCGCCGCACCACGACATCTATTCGATCGAAGACCTGGCCCAGCTGATCTACGACCTCAAGCAGGTCAACCCGCAGGCCCTGGTGTCGGTCAAACTGGTGGCCGAAGCCGGCGTGGGCACCATCGCCGCCGGCGTGGCCAAGGCCTACGCCGACCTGATCACCATTTCCGGTTACGACGGTGGTACCGGCGCTTCGCCGCTGACCTCGATCAAGTACGCCGGTGCCCCGTGGGAACTGGGCCTGGCCGAAACCCACCAGACCCTGCGCGGCAACGACCTGCGCGGCAAGGTGCGGGTGCAGACCGACGGCGGCCTGAAAACCGGCCTGGACGTGATCAAGGCGGCCATCCTCGGCGCCGAGAGCTTCGGCTTCGGCACCGCGCCGATGATCGCCCTGGGCTGCAAGTACCTGCGCATCTGCCACCTGAACAACTGCGCCACCGGCGTGGCCACCCAGAACGACAAGCTGCGCAAGGACCACTACATCGGCACCGTCGACATGGTGATCAACTTCTTCACCTTCGTCGCCGAGGAGACCCGCGAGTGGCTGGCCAAGCTGGGTGTGCGCAGCCTGGGCGAGCTGATCGGCCGCACCGACCTGCTCGACGTGCTGCCGGGCGACACCGAACGCCAGCAATACCTCGACTTGTCGCCGTTGCTGGGCAGCTCGCACATCCCGGCCGACAAGCCGCAGTTCTGCGAAGTCGACAAGAACCCGCCGTTCGACCAGGGCGAATTGGCCGAGAAGATGGTGGCCATGGCCCTGCCGGCCATCCGTGACCTGGCCGGTGGCGAGTTCAGCCTCGACATCTGCAACTGCGACCGTTCCATCGGTGCGCGCATCTCCGGCGAAATCGCCAAGCTGCACGGCAACCAGGGCATGGCCGCGGCGCCGATCACCTTCCGCTTCAAGGGCACCGCGGGCCAGAGCTTCGGCGTGTGGAACGCCGGGGGCCTGAACCTGCACCTGGAAGGCGACGCCAACGACTACGTCGGCAAGGGCATGACCGGTGGCAAGGTCACCATCGTGCCGCCAGCCGGCAGCCCGTTCGAAACCCAGCACAGCGCCATTGTCGGCAACACCTGCCTGTACGGCGCCACCGGCGGCAAGCTGTTCGCCGCGGGTACCGCGGGCGAGCGCTTCGCTGTGCGTAACTCCGGCGCCCATGCTGTGGTCGAGGGCACCGGCGATCACTGCTGTGAATACATGACCGGCGGCTTTGTCTGCGTATTGGGCAAGACCGGTTACAACTTCGGTTCTGGCATGACGGGCGGTTTCGCCTACGTGCTCGACATGGACAACACCTTCGTCGACAAACTCAACCACGAGCTGGTGGAAATCCAGCGTATCAGTGGCGAGGCGATGGAGGCCTACCGCAGCCATCTGGCGCGGGTCCTGGGCGAGTACGTGGACGAGACCGGCAGCGAGTGGGGGCGTGAGCTCTCCGAGAACCTGGACGACTACGTGCGGCGCTTCTGGCTGGTCAAGCCGAAGGCGGCCAACCTCAAGCACCTGCTGTCCAGCACCCGTGCCAACCCGCAGTAA
- a CDS encoding FAD-dependent oxidoreductase, producing MAERLNNDFQFIEVGRKDPKKKLLRQRKKEFVEIYEPFKPQQSVEQAHRCLGCGNPYCEWKCPVHNFIPNWLKLVSEGNILAAAELSHQTNTLPEVCGRVCPQDRLCEGACTLNDGFGAVTIGSVEKYITDTAFAMGWRPDMSKVKPTGKRVAIIGAGPAGLGCADVLVRAGVTPVVFDKNPEIGGLLTFGIPEFKLEKTVLSNRREVFTGMGIEFRLNTEVGRDITMEQLLAEYDAVFMGMGTYTYMKGGFPGEDLPGVHDALDFLIANVNRNLGFEKSPEDFVDMQGKKVVVLGGGDTAMDCNRTSIRQGAKSVTCAYRRDEANMPGSRKEVKNAKEEGVKFLYNRQPIAIVGEDKVEGVKVVETRLGEPDARGRRSPEPIPGSEEILPADAVVIAFGFRPSPAPWFEQFDIQTDSQGRVVAPEKGKFKHQTSNPKVFAGGDMVRGSDLVVTAIFEGRTAAEGILDYLEV from the coding sequence ATGGCTGAACGTCTGAACAACGACTTCCAGTTCATCGAAGTGGGCCGCAAGGACCCGAAGAAAAAGCTGCTGCGCCAGCGCAAGAAAGAGTTCGTCGAGATCTACGAACCCTTCAAGCCGCAGCAGTCGGTCGAGCAGGCACACCGTTGCCTGGGCTGCGGCAACCCGTACTGCGAGTGGAAGTGCCCGGTGCACAACTTCATCCCCAACTGGCTGAAGCTGGTTTCCGAAGGCAATATCCTGGCCGCGGCGGAACTGTCGCACCAGACCAACACCCTGCCGGAAGTGTGCGGCCGCGTGTGCCCGCAGGACCGTCTGTGCGAGGGGGCCTGCACGCTCAATGACGGCTTCGGCGCGGTGACCATCGGCTCGGTGGAGAAGTACATCACCGACACCGCTTTCGCCATGGGCTGGCGCCCGGACATGTCCAAGGTCAAGCCCACCGGCAAGCGCGTCGCCATCATCGGCGCCGGCCCGGCCGGCCTGGGCTGCGCCGATGTGCTGGTGCGTGCCGGCGTCACCCCGGTGGTATTCGACAAGAACCCGGAGATCGGTGGCCTGCTGACCTTCGGCATCCCTGAGTTCAAGCTGGAAAAGACCGTGCTGAGCAACCGCCGCGAAGTCTTCACCGGCATGGGCATCGAATTCCGCCTGAACACCGAGGTGGGCAGGGACATCACCATGGAACAGCTGCTCGCCGAGTACGACGCGGTGTTCATGGGCATGGGCACCTATACCTACATGAAGGGTGGCTTCCCGGGCGAGGACCTGCCGGGCGTACACGACGCGCTGGATTTCCTGATCGCCAACGTCAACCGCAACCTGGGCTTCGAAAAGTCGCCGGAAGACTTCGTCGACATGCAGGGCAAGAAGGTCGTGGTGCTGGGCGGTGGCGACACCGCGATGGACTGCAACCGCACCTCGATTCGCCAGGGCGCCAAGTCGGTGACCTGTGCTTATCGTCGTGACGAAGCCAACATGCCGGGTTCGCGCAAAGAGGTGAAGAACGCCAAGGAAGAAGGCGTCAAGTTCCTCTATAACCGCCAGCCCATCGCCATCGTCGGCGAGGACAAGGTCGAAGGTGTGAAGGTGGTCGAGACCCGCCTCGGCGAGCCGGATGCCCGTGGCCGCCGCAGCCCCGAACCGATCCCGGGTTCCGAGGAGATCCTGCCGGCCGACGCCGTGGTGATCGCCTTCGGCTTCCGCCCGAGCCCGGCGCCGTGGTTCGAGCAGTTCGATATCCAGACCGACAGCCAGGGCCGTGTGGTGGCGCCGGAGAAGGGCAAGTTCAAGCACCAGACCAGCAACCCGAAAGTGTTTGCCGGTGGCGACATGGTGCGGGGGTCGGACCTGGTGGTGACGGCGATCTTCGAAGGGCGTACTGCCGCCGAAGGGATTCTGGACTACCTCGAAGTCTGA
- the hemE gene encoding uroporphyrinogen decarboxylase yields MTALKNDRFLRALLKQPVDVTPVWMMRQAGRYLPEYRASRAKAGDFMSLCMNPQFACEVTLQPLDRYPLDAAILFSDILTIPDAMGQGLYFETGEGPRFKKVISTLADIEALPIPDPQKDLGYVMDAVSTIRRELNGRVPLIGFSGSPWTLATYMVEGGSSKDFRKTKAMAYDNPQALHLLLDKLAQSVTSYLNGQILAGAQAVQIFDTWGGNLSAAAYQEFSLAYMRKIVSGLIREHEGRKVPVILFTKNGGLWLESIAEAGADALGLDWTCEIGDARRRVGDKVALQGNMDPTVLYAKPEAIRKEVARILASYGKGSGHVFNLGHGITPEVDPEHAGVFINAVHELSAQYHQ; encoded by the coding sequence ATGACTGCCCTGAAGAACGATCGTTTCCTGCGTGCACTGCTCAAGCAACCCGTAGACGTCACCCCGGTCTGGATGATGCGCCAGGCTGGCCGCTACCTCCCGGAGTACCGCGCCAGCCGCGCCAAGGCCGGCGACTTCATGAGCCTGTGCATGAACCCGCAGTTCGCCTGCGAGGTGACGCTGCAGCCGCTGGACCGCTACCCGCTGGACGCGGCGATCCTCTTCTCGGACATCCTCACCATCCCCGACGCCATGGGTCAGGGCCTGTACTTCGAAACCGGCGAAGGCCCGCGCTTCAAGAAGGTCATCAGCACCCTGGCGGACATCGAAGCCCTGCCGATCCCCGACCCGCAGAAGGACCTGGGCTATGTGATGGATGCCGTCAGCACCATCCGTCGCGAGCTCAACGGCCGCGTGCCGCTGATCGGTTTCTCCGGCAGCCCGTGGACCTTGGCCACCTACATGGTCGAGGGCGGTTCGTCGAAAGACTTCCGCAAGACCAAGGCCATGGCCTATGACAACCCGCAAGCCCTGCACCTGCTGCTGGACAAGCTGGCGCAGTCGGTCACCAGCTACCTCAACGGCCAGATCCTGGCCGGCGCCCAAGCCGTGCAGATCTTCGACACCTGGGGCGGCAACCTCTCGGCGGCGGCCTACCAGGAATTCTCGTTGGCCTACATGCGCAAGATCGTCAGCGGCCTGATCCGCGAGCACGAGGGGCGCAAAGTGCCGGTCATTCTCTTCACCAAGAACGGCGGCCTGTGGCTGGAAAGCATCGCTGAAGCCGGCGCCGACGCGCTGGGCCTGGACTGGACCTGCGAAATCGGCGACGCCCGCCGCCGCGTGGGTGACAAGGTGGCGTTGCAGGGCAACATGGACCCGACCGTGCTGTACGCCAAGCCCGAGGCCATCCGCAAGGAAGTGGCGCGCATCCTGGCCAGCTATGGCAAGGGCAGCGGCCATGTGTTCAACCTGGGCCACGGCATCACTCCAGAGGTCGATCCGGAGCATGCGGGCGTGTTCATCAACGCGGTGCACGAACTGTCGGCGCAGTACCATCAGTAA
- a CDS encoding NirD/YgiW/YdeI family stress tolerance protein, whose translation MKARYLPLILAPLFSTAALAAGYTGPGAQAVTSVAAAKEAADDTPVVLQGFVTKKLDNDDKYEFKDNTGTITVEIDNEDLPPTPFNEKTRVKLTGEVEKHLMSREVDVDIVEIIN comes from the coding sequence ATGAAAGCCCGTTACCTGCCCCTGATCCTCGCCCCACTGTTCAGCACTGCCGCCCTGGCCGCTGGCTACACCGGCCCAGGTGCCCAGGCCGTGACCAGTGTCGCCGCCGCCAAGGAAGCTGCCGATGACACCCCGGTGGTGCTGCAGGGCTTCGTGACCAAGAAGCTCGACAACGACGACAAGTACGAATTCAAGGACAACACCGGCACCATCACCGTCGAGATCGACAACGAAGACCTGCCGCCGACGCCGTTCAACGAGAAGACCCGGGTCAAGCTGACCGGCGAGGTGGAGAAGCACCTGATGAGCCGCGAAGTGGATGTGGATATCGTCGAGATCATCAACTGA
- a CDS encoding MFS transporter produces the protein MRSAVAPLPVEPDPAFSDIWIEKGTPAFMKTVLALFSGGFATFALLYCVQPMMPLLSQEFSINAAQSSLVLSVSTAMLAFGLLITGPISDRVGRKPVMVFALLCAALSTLASAVMPSWELVLATRALVGLSLSGLAAVAMTYLSEEIHPQHIGLAMGLYIGGNAIGGMSGRLITGVLIDFVSWHTAMLTIGGLALVAALVFWKVLPESRNFRPQAMNPRNLLDGFTLHFKDAGLPWLFLEAFLLMGAFVTLFNYIGYRLLAGPYHMNQALVGLLSVVYLSGIYSSAQVGALADKLGRRKVFWASILVMAGGLLMTLASPLAMIIVGMLVFTFGFFGAHSVASSWIGRRALKAKGQASSLYLFCYYAGSSVAGTAGGVFWHMAGWNGIGLFIGSLLAVALLVALHLSRLVPKSA, from the coding sequence GTGAGATCCGCCGTAGCCCCCCTGCCTGTCGAACCCGACCCTGCCTTCAGCGACATCTGGATCGAAAAAGGCACCCCTGCCTTCATGAAGACCGTGCTGGCCCTGTTCAGCGGCGGCTTCGCCACCTTCGCCCTGCTCTACTGCGTGCAGCCGATGATGCCGCTGCTGTCGCAGGAGTTTTCCATCAATGCGGCGCAGAGCAGCCTGGTGCTGTCGGTGTCCACCGCGATGCTGGCCTTCGGGCTGCTGATCACCGGGCCGATTTCCGACCGTGTCGGGCGCAAGCCGGTGATGGTCTTCGCCCTGCTCTGCGCCGCCCTGTCGACCCTGGCCAGCGCGGTAATGCCAAGCTGGGAGCTGGTGCTGGCGACTCGCGCCCTGGTGGGTTTGTCGTTGAGCGGTCTGGCGGCGGTGGCGATGACCTACCTGAGCGAAGAGATCCACCCACAGCACATCGGCCTGGCCATGGGGCTGTACATCGGTGGCAACGCCATCGGTGGCATGAGCGGGCGGTTGATCACGGGCGTGCTGATCGACTTCGTCAGCTGGCACACGGCGATGTTGACCATCGGTGGCCTGGCGCTGGTGGCGGCGCTGGTGTTCTGGAAGGTGCTGCCCGAATCGCGCAACTTCCGCCCCCAGGCAATGAACCCGCGCAACCTGCTGGACGGCTTCACCCTGCACTTCAAGGATGCCGGGCTACCCTGGCTGTTCCTCGAAGCCTTCCTGCTGATGGGTGCCTTCGTCACCCTGTTCAACTACATCGGCTACCGCCTGCTGGCCGGGCCCTACCACATGAACCAGGCGCTGGTCGGGCTGCTCTCGGTGGTGTACCTGTCGGGGATCTACAGCTCGGCGCAGGTCGGTGCCCTGGCTGACAAGCTGGGCCGGCGCAAGGTGTTCTGGGCCAGTATCCTGGTGATGGCCGGCGGCCTGCTGATGACCCTGGCCAGCCCGCTGGCGATGATCATCGTCGGTATGCTGGTGTTCACCTTCGGCTTCTTTGGCGCGCACTCGGTGGCCAGCAGCTGGATCGGGCGCCGGGCATTGAAGGCCAAGGGGCAGGCGTCGTCGCTGTACCTGTTCTGCTATTACGCCGGGTCGAGTGTCGCCGGGACGGCGGGCGGGGTGTTCTGGCACATGGCCGGATGGAATGGGATCGGGCTGTTCATCGGCAGCCTGCTGGCGGTGGCGTTGCTAGTGGCGCTGCACCTGAGCAGGCTGGTGCCCAAGTCCGCGTGA
- a CDS encoding LysR family transcriptional regulator translates to MELRHLRYFIAVAEELHFGRAAQQLGISQPPLSQQIQALEQELGARLFERTNRRVELSEAGRLFLEEARQVLAQVEKAADVARRAQLGELGEMKIGFTSSAPFTSKIPKALHAFRQRFPAVHLNLKEMSSRDVAEGVFDESIEVGLMRPMPLPDGLVVTELLREPLVAVINASHPLAQSGGAGVYMADLAQEPFVFFPRSYGSGLHAQLLSLARQAGFSPHFAQEAGEAMTIIGLVSAGLGVSVLPASFQRMRIDGVVYRTLLDEEAMTAVWLVQRERGGSAMAKAFAELLTGKLCG, encoded by the coding sequence ATGGAGCTGCGTCACCTGCGCTATTTCATCGCCGTGGCCGAAGAGCTGCATTTCGGCCGCGCGGCCCAGCAACTGGGGATCTCGCAACCGCCCTTGAGCCAGCAGATCCAGGCCTTGGAACAGGAGCTGGGGGCGCGCCTGTTCGAGCGCACCAACCGTCGGGTCGAGCTCAGCGAGGCGGGGCGGCTGTTCCTGGAGGAGGCTCGGCAGGTACTCGCTCAAGTGGAAAAGGCCGCCGATGTTGCCCGGCGCGCGCAACTGGGCGAGCTGGGCGAGATGAAGATCGGGTTCACCTCCTCGGCACCGTTCACCTCGAAGATCCCCAAGGCGTTGCATGCTTTTCGCCAGCGCTTCCCGGCAGTGCACCTGAACCTCAAGGAGATGAGCAGCCGGGACGTGGCCGAAGGAGTGTTCGACGAGTCGATCGAGGTGGGCCTGATGCGGCCGATGCCGCTGCCCGACGGCCTGGTGGTCACCGAGCTGTTGCGCGAACCGCTGGTGGCGGTGATCAACGCCTCGCATCCGTTGGCCCAGAGCGGCGGGGCGGGGGTGTACATGGCGGACCTGGCGCAGGAGCCGTTCGTGTTCTTTCCCCGCAGCTATGGCAGCGGGCTGCATGCGCAGTTGCTGAGTTTGGCGCGTCAGGCGGGTTTCAGCCCGCATTTTGCCCAGGAGGCAGGTGAGGCGATGACCATCATCGGCCTGGTGTCGGCGGGGTTGGGGGTGTCGGTGTTGCCGGCGTCGTTCCAGCGCATGCGCATCGATGGGGTGGTGTACCGCACGTTGCTGGATGAAGAGGCGATGACGGCGGTGTGGCTGGTGCAGCGTGAGCGGGGTGGTTCGGCAATGGCCAAGGCCTTTGCCGAACTGCTCACCGGAAAGCTATGCGGCTGA
- a CDS encoding beta-ketoacyl-ACP synthase has protein sequence MRRVVVTGMAGLTALGNDWATIAGHFAQRRSGIRRMDEWDRFAELNTRLAGPIDDFQVPGHWTRKQLRSMGRVSRLAVAAAERALADAGLLDDPSIRDGRMGVACGSSTGSTDEIKAFGNMLLNSVADGLNANSYVRMMPHTTAANISIFFGLTGRLIPTSSACTSGSQGIGYAYEAIKFGRLPMMLAGGAEELCPTEAMVFDALYATSLKNDTPHLSPRPYDIDRDGLVIGEGGGMLVLEELEHALARGARIHAEIVGFGSNADGQHTTRPEQATMRRAMELALEDAGLAPEAIGYVNGHGTATEQGDIAETQATSSLFGPRMPISSQKSFLGHTLGACGALESWFSIEMLNSDRYVPTLNLDHVDPRCGELDYLRGEFRAMNHEHVMNNNFAFGGVNTSLIFRRWP, from the coding sequence ATGCGCCGCGTCGTCGTCACCGGCATGGCCGGCCTCACCGCCCTGGGCAATGACTGGGCCACCATCGCCGGGCATTTCGCCCAGCGCCGCAGCGGCATCCGCCGCATGGACGAATGGGACCGCTTCGCGGAACTCAACACCCGCCTGGCCGGCCCCATCGATGACTTCCAGGTGCCCGGCCACTGGACCCGCAAGCAGCTGCGCAGCATGGGCCGGGTGTCGCGCCTGGCGGTCGCCGCCGCCGAGCGCGCCCTGGCCGACGCCGGCCTGCTCGACGACCCGAGCATCCGCGACGGCCGCATGGGCGTGGCCTGCGGCTCGTCCACCGGCAGCACCGACGAGATCAAGGCCTTCGGCAACATGCTGCTCAACTCGGTGGCCGACGGCCTGAATGCCAACTCCTACGTGCGTATGATGCCCCACACCACGGCGGCCAACATCAGCATCTTCTTCGGCCTCACCGGGCGCCTGATCCCCACCTCCAGCGCCTGCACCAGCGGCAGCCAGGGCATCGGCTACGCCTACGAGGCGATCAAGTTCGGCCGCCTGCCGATGATGCTCGCCGGTGGCGCCGAAGAGCTGTGCCCCACCGAGGCCATGGTGTTCGACGCGCTCTACGCCACCAGCCTGAAGAACGATACCCCGCACCTGAGCCCGCGCCCCTACGACATCGACCGCGATGGCCTGGTGATCGGTGAAGGCGGCGGCATGCTGGTGCTCGAGGAGCTGGAGCACGCCCTGGCCCGCGGTGCGCGAATCCACGCCGAGATCGTCGGCTTCGGCAGCAATGCCGACGGCCAGCACACCACCCGCCCGGAGCAGGCCACCATGCGCCGGGCCATGGAGCTGGCCCTGGAAGACGCCGGCCTGGCCCCCGAGGCGATCGGCTACGTCAACGGCCACGGCACCGCCACCGAGCAGGGCGACATCGCCGAGACCCAGGCCACCAGCAGCCTGTTCGGCCCACGCATGCCGATCAGCTCGCAGAAGAGCTTCCTGGGCCACACCCTGGGTGCCTGCGGCGCGCTGGAGTCGTGGTTCAGCATCGAAATGCTGAACAGCGACCGCTACGTGCCCACCCTCAACCTCGATCATGTCGACCCGCGTTGCGGCGAGCTGGACTACCTGCGCGGCGAGTTCCGTGCGATGAACCATGAACATGTGATGAACAACAACTTCGCCTTCGGCGGGGTCAACACGTCGTTGATCTTCCGTCGCTGGCCCTGA